In the genome of Macellibacteroides fermentans, one region contains:
- a CDS encoding SWIM zinc finger family protein, translating into MGIVFEEFEDQLEKSVLEEGLRYYIAGRVQRLIELDNGKFRTFLQDTERIIVNLTISDKRVENYSCECPASNGVVCKHIVASLFEVRKDLQDYLVTSKTMEAEDDANSLPDEILNDYRIDRILDALNVNELKDFVRRTCTDDRDFRALFLSQFAKVNVPDSSSKPIYANQIKNLIQASTDRHGYMDYREVKEFHSALSEILDIAAMSIKNGNNSQALTIIFSVLEEVTSVIINADDSDGYLIGAIDEAFDLIKEIIESNLDEIQRGDLFNELMIAFETGKLDGWAWHLNLIELAIQLFKKPEEKERLRINIESIHPTGNSWDRNYRKAQEMMYELLLMTESEEAINQYLIENVSNPDFREKLVKRAINSKDYKYALKLLNDAIELDKEESFRRCDKWRKYQLEIYRKTGDIENTIRLARYFILEGSSEEESFKEYYDLLKTTVPGDSWNVYLEKMIAELIAKDYWYNYEKLVHIYVWEKYWDRYLVLLQKNLTLRRIADAEEDLSLLYKDQLIDLYDSEIRVFVEKNVGRSYYIDACRYIMNMKRLGGDDAVRNLIIDLKATYKNRRALREELNKIYDTGY; encoded by the coding sequence ATGGGAATCGTATTTGAAGAATTTGAAGATCAGCTTGAAAAGTCCGTATTGGAAGAGGGACTTCGATATTATATAGCAGGTCGCGTACAGAGGTTGATTGAACTTGACAATGGAAAATTCAGAACATTTCTACAAGATACGGAACGTATTATCGTTAATTTGACTATTTCCGATAAGAGGGTTGAAAACTATAGCTGCGAATGCCCAGCTAGTAATGGGGTTGTATGTAAACACATTGTAGCCTCTCTTTTTGAAGTTAGAAAAGACTTGCAGGATTATCTTGTTACGTCGAAAACAATGGAGGCAGAAGATGATGCTAATTCTTTACCCGATGAGATTCTGAATGATTATAGGATAGATAGGATTCTTGACGCATTGAATGTAAATGAACTTAAAGATTTTGTTCGGCGTACCTGTACCGATGACCGGGATTTCCGGGCTCTTTTCTTGTCGCAATTTGCTAAAGTTAATGTGCCGGATTCCTCCTCAAAACCGATTTATGCAAATCAAATTAAGAATTTGATTCAAGCTTCTACCGATCGACATGGTTATATGGACTATCGGGAGGTTAAAGAATTCCATTCTGCCCTATCGGAAATTCTTGATATAGCCGCAATGTCTATTAAGAATGGAAATAACAGTCAGGCTTTAACTATAATTTTTTCTGTATTGGAAGAGGTTACCTCTGTGATAATTAATGCAGACGATAGTGATGGTTATCTAATAGGCGCTATTGATGAGGCTTTCGACCTGATTAAAGAGATTATCGAATCCAATTTAGATGAAATACAGCGTGGTGATCTGTTTAATGAGCTGATGATTGCATTTGAGACTGGTAAATTAGATGGATGGGCCTGGCATTTAAACCTTATTGAGTTAGCGATCCAACTTTTTAAAAAACCAGAGGAAAAAGAACGGCTTCGTATTAATATTGAAAGTATTCATCCTACAGGAAATAGTTGGGATAGGAATTATAGAAAAGCTCAGGAGATGATGTACGAATTATTGCTTATGACAGAGAGCGAAGAGGCTATAAATCAATATTTGATAGAAAATGTTTCAAATCCTGATTTTAGAGAAAAATTAGTAAAGCGAGCAATAAACTCTAAAGATTATAAATACGCACTGAAACTATTGAATGATGCCATTGAGCTAGATAAAGAAGAGTCTTTCAGGCGGTGTGATAAATGGAGGAAATATCAGTTAGAAATCTATCGGAAAACCGGAGATATTGAAAATACGATACGATTAGCTCGCTATTTTATATTAGAGGGAAGCTCCGAAGAGGAATCATTTAAAGAGTATTATGATCTTTTAAAGACAACTGTTCCGGGCGACTCGTGGAATGTTTATCTGGAGAAAATGATAGCAGAACTTATTGCAAAAGATTATTGGTATAATTATGAAAAACTGGTTCATATATATGTTTGGGAGAAGTACTGGGATCGTTATCTTGTCCTCTTGCAAAAGAACTTAACCCTTCGTAGGATTGCAGATGCAGAAGAGGATTTAAGTTTATTATATAAAGACCAGCTTATTGATCTTTATGATTCTGAAATACGAGTATTCGTTGAAAAAAATGTGGGAAGGTCTTACTATATTGATGCTTGCCGATATATAATGAATATGAAGAGACTTGGTGGTGACGATGCTGTGAGAAACCTTATTATCGATCTCAAAGCAACATATAAAAACAGAAGAGCATTGCGTGAAGAACTTAATAAGATATACGATACGGGATACTGA
- a CDS encoding ABC transporter permease: MLKTFVTLIFRNWWRNKTFACIAILSLTVGIAFTNMLVAFVTHEYNIEYSNPNKERIIWTMQDLPSKPGEKVAYMQSGIPDQLKEKYPEVEDYLQLNSLPVKYIEVGHQSFDPIEIINVNPSFPLFFPFELLYGSWNTFDNPRSIALSEKQAGRLFGKQNAIGKEILLGVEDFDGKVTKQVYVVNAVVKDRSQSAVNFDGLIYDPESLWGGATLLFMTQEADLKRFEAKVNEDKIQTLAGGKYFFITLDNALSTTYNQQILSFWHCRKDNLLMVGLISAILVLFIAVFNYLNMSLSRVIQQQKTLQTQKLMGATQREIRIQLFGDLFFMVIIAFLLSLLLMNDFLPIFNKIVSSGFSSSYFYSKEFFPYTVSIALFLAITASLFISLKLGRVNTDYSKTYLVKQKNRWVGVLVSVQFVIAIVLLIAMFTANSQLQLLERGGDRYRNVVELNGDKNRMASLKSAITSVSGVTGVSTSDVSLLNSWIMHADMKKEDGAEFQSAILQLSGDTGLIRVLKIEQIAGEPWINIHDKYSNAVFVNKAFVDLVAKSTQDILGEPLKKYVDSGDTLSVIAGVVSDFYINSLEEKILPVVITQSKTQGNGTASMQIRLDGSDNNKTIHDLNLLWRQYLPDEYFSYTEMYETFIQRNGKIIEMTAMLRMYSIISVILICFGLFGISYYSVRQRTKEIAIRKINGAKTYQVVGLLVKPVFLWIAISSIVAIPLACVVSERWLQEFAYRIDISVYSCLGSLLLVSVVSLASVSAITWKSALSNPVDSLRR, from the coding sequence ATGTTGAAAACCTTTGTTACTTTAATTTTCCGTAACTGGTGGCGAAATAAAACATTTGCATGTATTGCTATTCTAAGTTTAACGGTTGGCATTGCATTTACGAATATGCTGGTAGCATTTGTTACCCACGAATATAATATCGAATACAGCAATCCTAATAAAGAACGTATCATCTGGACTATGCAGGATCTGCCTTCAAAGCCCGGAGAAAAGGTTGCTTATATGCAATCCGGGATTCCCGACCAATTAAAGGAAAAGTATCCGGAGGTTGAAGATTATTTGCAATTGAATAGTTTACCGGTCAAGTATATTGAAGTTGGTCACCAATCCTTTGATCCAATCGAAATAATAAACGTAAATCCGTCCTTTCCACTGTTCTTCCCGTTTGAACTTCTATACGGATCGTGGAATACCTTTGATAATCCCCGGTCGATTGCCTTAAGTGAAAAACAAGCCGGCAGATTATTTGGAAAGCAGAATGCAATTGGAAAGGAGATCCTTTTGGGGGTGGAAGACTTCGACGGTAAGGTTACAAAACAAGTATATGTTGTAAACGCAGTGGTAAAGGATCGAAGTCAGTCGGCTGTAAACTTCGACGGATTAATTTATGATCCTGAAAGTCTGTGGGGTGGAGCTACCCTTTTATTTATGACTCAAGAAGCTGATTTAAAACGTTTTGAAGCGAAAGTAAATGAGGATAAGATCCAGACATTGGCCGGAGGGAAATACTTTTTTATTACGTTGGATAATGCCTTGTCCACCACTTATAATCAACAGATCCTGAGTTTTTGGCATTGCAGGAAAGACAACTTGCTAATGGTTGGATTGATCTCGGCAATTCTTGTTTTATTTATAGCTGTTTTTAATTACTTAAACATGAGTTTATCTCGTGTAATACAACAGCAGAAGACCTTACAGACGCAAAAGTTAATGGGCGCTACACAGCGTGAGATTCGTATTCAGTTGTTTGGAGATCTCTTTTTTATGGTTATTATCGCCTTCCTGCTTTCATTGTTGCTAATGAATGATTTCCTGCCAATCTTCAATAAGATTGTTTCATCCGGGTTTTCATCCTCCTATTTTTATAGTAAAGAATTTTTTCCTTATACAGTAAGCATCGCATTATTCCTTGCAATTACGGCATCACTGTTTATCAGTTTGAAATTAGGCAGAGTCAATACCGATTATTCAAAAACTTATTTAGTGAAACAAAAGAACAGATGGGTAGGAGTGTTGGTCTCAGTCCAGTTTGTGATAGCCATCGTATTGTTAATAGCCATGTTCACCGCAAACAGTCAGCTGCAGTTATTGGAAAGGGGAGGAGACAGGTACCGTAATGTTGTTGAACTAAACGGAGATAAGAACCGGATGGCATCGTTGAAATCGGCTATTACATCTGTTTCGGGAGTGACGGGTGTCTCTACGTCTGATGTTTCTCTTTTAAATTCATGGATTATGCATGCAGATATGAAAAAAGAAGATGGAGCAGAATTTCAGTCAGCGATATTGCAGTTATCCGGAGATACCGGCTTAATCAGAGTTTTGAAGATTGAACAGATAGCCGGTGAACCATGGATAAACATCCATGATAAATATTCCAACGCTGTTTTTGTAAATAAAGCATTTGTCGATCTAGTGGCTAAATCGACGCAGGATATACTTGGAGAACCTTTGAAGAAATATGTGGATTCTGGTGATACATTATCTGTGATTGCAGGTGTAGTTAGCGATTTCTATATTAACTCGCTGGAAGAAAAAATATTACCTGTAGTAATTACACAATCCAAAACACAAGGAAACGGGACTGCCTCCATGCAAATTCGACTGGATGGCAGTGACAATAATAAAACTATACATGATCTCAATTTACTCTGGCGACAATATCTGCCGGATGAGTATTTTTCTTATACCGAGATGTATGAAACGTTTATTCAGCGTAATGGCAAAATTATTGAGATGACAGCAATGCTTAGGATGTATTCAATTATCAGTGTTATACTTATATGCTTTGGTCTGTTTGGCATATCTTACTACTCTGTTCGCCAACGTACTAAGGAAATCGCTATTCGGAAAATAAACGGAGCAAAGACGTATCAAGTCGTAGGTCTGTTGGTTAAGCCTGTTTTTTTGTGGATTGCTATCAGCTCTATTGTTGCAATCCCTTTGGCCTGTGTAGTATCTGAACGGTGGTTGCAGGAATTTGCTTATCGCATTGATATCTCTGTTTATTCTTGCCTTGGTTCATTACTCTTAGTCTCTGTTGTTTCTCTTGCGTCGGTTAGCGCAATTACATGGAAGTCGGCTTTAAGTAATCCGGTGGATAGTTTAAGGCGGTGA
- the purB gene encoding adenylosuccinate lyase → MKFSTLTAISPVDGRYRNKAEGLAAYFSEYALIKYRVQVEIEYFITLAEFLPQLNSTVSPSLKEDLRKIYTDFSLEDAARIKEIESVTNHDVKAVEYFIKEKFDLLSLEDCKEFIHFGLTSQDINNTSVPLSLKDALNEVYYPSLQEVIDLLKQYATQWMDIPMLAKTHGQPASPTRLGKEVMVFVYRLEQQLALLKSVPISAKFGGATGNFNAHHVAYPASDWRAFGNRFVGEVLGLQREEWTTQISNYDNLSAVFDGMKRINTILIDLNRDFWQYISMEYFKQKIKAGEVGSSAMPHKVNPIDFENAEGNLGMANAILEHLSVKLPVSRLQRDLTDSTVLRNIGVPMAHIEIAFKSLTKGLGKLLLNEQALYRDLDACWAVVAEGIQTILRREGYPKPYEALKALTRTNEGITAQSISSFIDELNVSDEVKNELKAITPHNYTGV, encoded by the coding sequence ATGAAATTTTCAACACTGACAGCTATTTCTCCTGTAGATGGACGCTACAGAAACAAAGCCGAGGGTTTAGCGGCCTATTTTTCAGAGTACGCACTTATTAAATACAGAGTGCAGGTAGAAATTGAGTATTTTATTACGCTTGCAGAGTTCTTACCCCAATTGAATTCCACCGTATCTCCATCTCTTAAAGAAGATTTGAGAAAGATTTATACGGACTTTTCGTTGGAAGATGCTGCACGGATCAAAGAGATCGAGAGTGTAACCAACCACGACGTAAAGGCTGTCGAGTATTTTATAAAGGAAAAATTCGATCTGCTGTCTTTGGAAGATTGCAAAGAGTTTATCCATTTTGGCTTAACATCCCAGGATATAAACAATACATCAGTTCCGTTGTCTCTGAAAGATGCCCTCAATGAGGTGTATTATCCTTCATTGCAAGAGGTGATTGATCTGCTTAAACAATATGCTACGCAATGGATGGATATACCAATGTTGGCAAAAACACACGGTCAGCCTGCTTCTCCAACCCGTTTGGGTAAGGAGGTCATGGTTTTTGTTTACCGTCTGGAGCAACAACTGGCGTTATTGAAATCTGTTCCTATTTCTGCCAAGTTCGGTGGTGCAACCGGAAACTTTAATGCTCATCATGTGGCTTATCCCGCATCAGACTGGCGCGCCTTCGGTAACCGGTTTGTAGGAGAGGTGCTGGGGCTTCAAAGGGAAGAGTGGACAACACAGATATCGAACTATGATAATCTTTCGGCAGTGTTTGACGGGATGAAACGTATTAATACGATCCTGATCGACTTGAATCGCGATTTCTGGCAATATATATCCATGGAGTATTTCAAACAGAAGATTAAAGCTGGTGAAGTGGGCTCGTCTGCCATGCCTCATAAAGTTAATCCCATCGATTTTGAAAATGCAGAAGGAAACCTTGGAATGGCTAATGCTATTCTGGAACATTTGTCTGTTAAGCTGCCGGTTTCGCGTTTACAACGCGACCTTACAGACTCTACTGTATTGAGAAATATAGGTGTTCCGATGGCGCATATAGAAATTGCGTTTAAAAGTTTAACAAAAGGCCTCGGTAAGTTGTTATTAAATGAACAAGCTTTGTATCGTGATCTTGATGCCTGTTGGGCAGTGGTTGCCGAAGGTATTCAGACCATCTTGCGTAGAGAAGGTTATCCAAAGCCTTATGAAGCTCTTAAAGCACTTACAAGAACAAACGAAGGTATCACTGCTCAGTCAATTAGTAGTTTTATAGATGAATTAAATGTTAGTGACGAGGTAAAGAATGAATTAAAGGCTATAACGCCGCATAATTATACAGGAGTTTAG
- a CDS encoding efflux RND transporter periplasmic adaptor subunit — translation MDKPLPKRSVWVRYRLYLWAITAFCAFIVFVIYNLSGVKKLRIDANKIGVAEVEQAKFLDYVDAEGIVQPILTIKLNVLEAGMVQQLVAEEGAMLRKGDTILVMNNPELTRIIEEQEDEWQKQRILYQERRLEMDQKTILLKQQTLQAEFELNRLAKDFQLGEEEFRMGVKSKAQLEVQREEYTFKARSTALLMDGLRQDSSATCLRRELMENDLDRARKNRLHVGNRLDNLVVRAPMDGQLSFLNVTLGQRVGQAENIGEIKVMDNYKINTLLSEYYIDRIMVGLPASVTYQGVKYPLKVSKVVPEVKDRQFKVDMVFTGAKPENVRIGKSYRVQVELGLPETAIVIPRGDFYQSTGGHWIYKLNASGSKAIRTPITVGRQNPVQYEILSGLSAGDKVVVNGYTRLGDVEELVINE, via the coding sequence ATGGATAAACCCCTCCCAAAGAGATCTGTCTGGGTACGGTACAGATTGTATCTGTGGGCGATAACCGCTTTCTGTGCTTTTATAGTGTTTGTAATTTATAATTTGTCGGGTGTAAAGAAGCTGCGGATCGATGCCAATAAAATTGGTGTTGCAGAAGTGGAACAGGCCAAGTTTCTGGATTATGTGGATGCAGAGGGGATTGTGCAACCTATTCTTACAATCAAACTCAATGTATTGGAAGCAGGTATGGTACAGCAGTTGGTTGCCGAAGAGGGAGCCATGTTACGAAAAGGAGATACCATTTTAGTGATGAATAATCCGGAGCTGACCCGCATAATTGAAGAGCAGGAAGACGAATGGCAGAAACAACGCATCCTTTATCAGGAGAGAAGGCTGGAAATGGATCAAAAAACAATACTTTTGAAGCAGCAGACCTTGCAAGCCGAATTTGAACTGAACCGGTTGGCGAAGGATTTCCAGTTAGGCGAAGAGGAATTCAGGATGGGTGTTAAAAGTAAGGCTCAGCTTGAGGTGCAACGCGAAGAGTATACTTTCAAGGCGAGAAGTACCGCTTTGTTGATGGATGGACTTAGACAGGACAGTTCTGCTACTTGTCTGCGACGCGAATTGATGGAAAATGATCTGGATCGTGCCCGTAAAAACAGATTGCATGTCGGCAACCGGCTGGATAATTTAGTTGTGCGGGCCCCTATGGATGGTCAGCTTAGTTTTCTGAATGTTACACTCGGACAGCGGGTGGGGCAAGCAGAGAATATAGGAGAAATAAAGGTGATGGACAATTATAAAATAAATACGTTGTTAAGTGAATATTATATTGATCGAATCATGGTGGGACTTCCGGCGTCCGTAACCTATCAGGGAGTGAAATATCCGTTAAAGGTTTCCAAGGTGGTTCCCGAAGTGAAAGATCGTCAGTTTAAGGTAGATATGGTTTTTACCGGAGCGAAACCGGAGAATGTACGTATCGGGAAAAGCTATCGTGTACAGGTGGAATTAGGCTTGCCGGAAACTGCAATAGTGATTCCCCGGGGTGATTTTTATCAATCCACTGGCGGTCACTGGATTTATAAGTTGAATGCGTCCGGAAGTAAAGCCATTCGCACACCTATAACCGTTGGCAGGCAAAATCCCGTACAGTATGAAATACTGAGCGGATTGAGTGCCGGAGACAAAGTGGTGGTGAATGGATATACCCGCTTGGGAGATGTGGAAGAATTAGTAATAAACGAGTAA
- a CDS encoding ABC transporter permease: MILYFLKVAWRNLLKYKAQSVISILGLAIGFMAFSFTMSWISFEYSYDSFTPDADRIYQVVKVDPKLTGGIQNITPEPLALYLESTFPEVEAATSIDISTSVDEYKDFFYYNNQKDSIANCIQIITDTSFFNVFYAENKPLINHPIPSDVFYATESMMQRLKAVGEDPNPFFSGSIPDRSYHSNVPFDVIQISPRRPRKDKDCDWCYSHTITFLKVREGADVNALAKKMSQIEVENSQQGIMSFKLIPLRKAHYQIPNEQTVIQFNHLKIFAAVSLMVIFCGLFNYLMLFVNRIKMRGKELALRKVNGSSDKQLLMMLMTEFLLVLFISLFIGGLLTECLYPSFLKLSMIEAPRSYFMLEALLYGCSIAIISIVTAFFPIRLLMKRSIRENIQPETKVFGGIQNRFTVVSLLIQLIFGVLLLFCSLVFYLQLRNLNRSDIGFDRFNINTIQSWYGGIPIDEIQKIKGVEEVIPFNRIFLPRGGRASSKISEAGDKKFTEAVEVEIVNVNGPDFTQFFSIPILSGRNLRQGIVEECLINETAKRVLGFDDPIGKKLQDWVIVGVIPDLYIDSPLLPVLPCVYRSLQSKKPDNGGVSGFYAYKYSPDNRIETEQAILAVFAKSGVTKGVTILNMDDVYTDYTKSERYLLVLLGLMTLVALLIVTFGVYSMITFSCNQRRKEIAIRKVNGACISEIFRLFIKQYVFVTVLACIIAFPMGVYVMQRWLEQYVCRIHLEWWIFVSVFGLILLIVLAGILSKLYKAASENPAETVKSV, translated from the coding sequence ATGATTTTGTACTTTTTAAAAGTTGCATGGAGAAACCTGCTCAAATATAAGGCTCAGTCTGTTATCAGCATCTTAGGCCTGGCAATCGGATTTATGGCTTTTTCGTTTACGATGTCCTGGATTTCCTTCGAATATTCGTACGATTCCTTTACTCCCGATGCCGACCGTATTTATCAGGTGGTGAAGGTGGATCCTAAATTGACCGGTGGTATACAAAATATAACCCCCGAACCGTTAGCCCTCTACCTTGAATCGACCTTCCCGGAGGTTGAGGCAGCTACATCTATCGATATTTCTACATCTGTAGATGAATATAAGGACTTCTTTTATTATAATAATCAAAAAGATTCTATTGCCAATTGTATTCAGATCATTACAGATACTTCGTTTTTTAATGTGTTTTATGCAGAGAACAAGCCACTTATTAACCATCCTATCCCTTCGGATGTATTTTATGCCACAGAATCAATGATGCAACGGCTGAAAGCAGTGGGTGAAGATCCAAATCCTTTTTTTTCCGGATCAATCCCCGATAGAAGCTACCATAGCAATGTACCCTTTGATGTAATACAAATAAGTCCGCGCCGGCCACGTAAAGACAAAGATTGTGACTGGTGTTATTCACACACAATTACATTTCTTAAAGTTAGGGAAGGTGCCGATGTAAATGCATTGGCTAAAAAGATGAGTCAAATCGAAGTCGAAAATTCTCAACAGGGGATAATGTCTTTCAAGCTTATTCCGTTGAGGAAGGCACACTATCAGATACCAAATGAACAGACTGTCATTCAGTTTAATCATTTAAAGATTTTTGCTGCGGTTTCTTTGATGGTAATCTTTTGCGGTCTTTTTAATTATCTTATGCTCTTTGTAAACAGAATAAAAATGAGAGGGAAAGAGCTTGCCCTGCGAAAAGTAAATGGTTCGTCGGACAAACAGCTTCTGATGATGTTGATGACCGAATTCTTGTTGGTTTTGTTTATATCTCTTTTTATAGGAGGCTTGCTGACCGAATGCCTTTACCCCTCATTTTTGAAACTGTCGATGATAGAGGCTCCAAGATCTTATTTTATGCTTGAAGCATTATTGTATGGTTGTTCCATTGCCATCATTTCGATTGTTACAGCATTTTTCCCCATTCGTTTGCTGATGAAGCGAAGTATCAGGGAAAATATCCAACCGGAGACGAAAGTATTTGGAGGAATTCAGAATAGGTTTACGGTGGTAAGCTTGTTGATCCAATTGATATTTGGCGTGTTGTTGCTATTTTGTTCGCTTGTTTTTTATCTGCAGTTACGAAATCTAAATCGTTCGGATATTGGATTTGACAGGTTCAATATTAATACGATTCAGTCCTGGTATGGAGGAATTCCCATAGATGAGATACAGAAAATTAAGGGGGTTGAAGAGGTGATACCGTTTAACCGGATATTTTTACCGCGCGGCGGACGAGCAAGCAGCAAAATTTCGGAGGCAGGCGACAAGAAATTTACTGAAGCAGTGGAGGTTGAAATTGTTAATGTGAATGGTCCGGATTTTACACAATTTTTCTCTATCCCTATTTTGTCCGGAAGGAACCTGCGACAGGGTATAGTGGAAGAGTGCCTGATAAATGAAACTGCCAAACGAGTGCTTGGCTTTGATGATCCGATAGGGAAGAAGCTACAGGATTGGGTTATCGTAGGTGTCATTCCGGATCTGTATATTGATTCGCCGTTATTGCCTGTTCTGCCCTGTGTGTACAGATCTCTGCAGAGTAAAAAGCCGGATAATGGAGGTGTTTCGGGTTTTTATGCTTATAAATATAGTCCGGACAATAGAATTGAAACCGAACAGGCTATTTTAGCTGTATTTGCTAAAAGCGGTGTAACAAAGGGAGTCACCATACTAAATATGGATGATGTTTATACCGATTATACCAAATCGGAACGATACCTGCTTGTATTGTTGGGCCTGATGACCTTAGTAGCCCTCCTGATTGTGACTTTCGGGGTCTATTCCATGATTACATTTTCATGTAATCAACGGAGGAAAGAGATTGCAATCCGCAAAGTAAATGGAGCATGCATCTCAGAGATATTTAGGTTGTTTATCAAACAATACGTTTTTGTAACCGTACTGGCGTGTATTATCGCTTTCCCCATGGGAGTTTATGTGATGCAGCGTTGGTTGGAACAATACGTCTGCCGTATCCATTTGGAGTGGTGGATTTTTGTAAGTGTATTTGGTCTGATTCTTCTGATTGTGCTTGCCGGCATCTTATCAAAGTTATATAAGGCAGCCAGTGAAAACCCGGCGGAAACAGTGAAATCGGTCTGA
- a CDS encoding ABC transporter ATP-binding protein encodes MIKTVDLKKIFRSEEVETWALNDVNIEIAEGEFVAIMGPSGCGKSTLLNILGLLDNPSSGSYILNGTDVSYLKESNRTDLRKGVIGFVFQSFNLIEELNVFENIELPLLYMKIPANERKRRVNEAMTRMAISHRKKHFPQQLSGGQQQRVAIARAVVANPKLILADEPTGNLDSKNGAEVMNLLSDLNREGTTIVMVTHSEHDAGYASRIINLFDGRVVPDTISY; translated from the coding sequence ATGATTAAAACAGTAGATTTAAAAAAGATTTTTCGATCGGAAGAGGTTGAAACATGGGCATTGAACGATGTAAACATCGAGATTGCGGAAGGCGAATTTGTGGCTATAATGGGGCCTTCGGGTTGTGGAAAGTCAACCCTGCTTAATATTCTCGGTTTGTTGGACAACCCCTCTTCCGGCTCCTATATACTGAATGGAACAGATGTGTCGTATTTGAAAGAGAGTAATAGAACCGACCTGCGTAAAGGTGTGATAGGATTTGTGTTTCAGAGTTTTAATTTGATTGAAGAGCTCAACGTTTTTGAAAATATAGAATTGCCCTTGCTTTATATGAAGATTCCCGCAAACGAACGGAAAAGGCGCGTGAATGAAGCGATGACCCGTATGGCCATATCGCACCGAAAAAAGCACTTCCCCCAACAGCTTTCGGGTGGTCAGCAACAGCGCGTTGCCATTGCGCGTGCAGTTGTTGCAAATCCCAAATTGATTCTTGCCGATGAGCCCACCGGAAATCTGGATAGTAAAAACGGTGCTGAGGTGATGAATCTGTTGTCCGATTTAAACCGCGAAGGTACTACCATCGTAATGGTTACCCATAGTGAGCACGATGCAGGATATGCTTCGAGGATAATTAATTTATTTGACGGCAGGGTTGTACCCGACACGATTTCCTATTGA